The genomic region AACTTTCGTTCAAGCTTTATCTATTTACATTAATGCCATTTTTACTGCGCTGAGTAATCCGCTAGTTGTCCCTGGAAAAGCAAAAATCATCTAACTAAGATCATTTGCTGTAACTTTTTGATTGATCATCAATGTCAAAAGATTAATCATTTCACCAGCTTCATTACCTAAAAGACTAGCGCCGACCAATTCTTTATTCTGATTAACAATCAGTGTCACGTGCGCTTCATCTTCTAATTTTGTCTGAAATTTCAATTGTTGTCCAAATGGAATCTCAACAATACGGTAAGCATCGTTCTCACGACCCTCAACAACACTCACCCCAACTTGTGCAATACGTGGGAAAGTATAAACAAGATTTGGAATAGCTGGATACTGAATTGCTTCTTGATTTACTCCAAGAATGTAAGCTGCAATATAATCTGATTCAAAACTTGCTGTCGACGTTAAACATGGAATGTTTTTATCAATGACATCCCCACTGGCAAAAATATTTGGCACAGAAGTTTGCAGATATTCATTAACAACGATTCCTGAACGATTGTAGGCAATGCCAAGTTCATCAGGACCAAGATTTTCAACATTTGGAATACGTCCTGTTACATCAAGAACATAGTCAGTCTCTAATTCCAAACCTTGCGCCGTTGTGACACGTAAACCAGCGGTAGTTTCTTCAACTGCTTGAACTGCTTGTTTGAAATGAAAGTAAACACCCTCTGCTGTCATTTTAGCAACCACACTATCAATATAATTTTCTTGATAAGCTACTAAAGCTCTATCAGCATATTCAATGATATGGACCTCTGAGCCAAGCTTAGCAGACATGGTTGCAAATTCCATAGAAATGATTCCTGCACCGATAAAGGTGATGTGTTTTGGCATCTTATCCAAATCAAGGAAATCACAACTATCATGCAAGAATTCTTGCCCTTTAATTTGAAGACGTGCTGGACGTTGACCCGTTCCAAGAACGATGTAGTCTGCACTGATTCTATCATCATCCACACTAACTGTATGAGCGTCAACTAATTTTCCGTAGCCTTTTAGCAAATCAATCTGCATTTGCGCAAACATACCTTCCATGAGAGAAGCGTAAGTTGGAATTTCAGATTTTTTATAAGCCATAAGCTCTTGCCAGTTAACCTTAGTATTACCAGTAATGCCAGCTTTATCATAACGTGAAAGACTATCAATAAACTCAAATGGACTGTCTAATAAAAATTTGGCACTACAGCCATAATTGGTACAAGTACCAGCCGTAATATCTTTTTCAACAATGGCCACTTTTTTCCGACCTGAGACAATGTCACTGCCGCATGCCAATTAGCATGTCCTGAGCCAATAAAAACCACATCGTAATCGTAAGTCATTTCCTTCTCCTTAAAGCTGTTGTGTTAACCAGTTTTGATAACCAATAGCATCAATCAAATTCAACTGTTGCTGTGTCCACTGCAAATCATCATCTTCATCTTTGTAGTAGGCTTTTAGCAAATCATAAGTCACCAAATCATTAGATGCAGCACCAACCAATGGTAATAATTCTTCCAGTCCTTCTTTTGAAACTTCCAAATCATGTCTTAGCCACTATAAAGGACTAGCTGGCATTTCAAAGCTTACTTGATTTTGGTAACAGATTTTACCACCCAAATCTAAAATGCGATTAAAGAGTTTTTGTGAAAAGTCATACTCCTCTGAAGCGTAGCTTTTGTATTTATCACCAAGTTTTGAAAATCCTTGTGCCTCAAAATTCAAAGCCACAAGATCATGAATATTTGCTTGATTTAAAATTTTGTTTCCAATTTTTTGTAATAGTTCGATTGTATTTTCCATAATTTCGACCTCTTTTTTATAATTAGTCGCACACGATTGGCTATAGTTTACTACTCCTTTTTCAAGTTGTTAACTTTTACATTTATTTTTTTCTATGTTCTGATAAGAGCAAGTAAACACAAAGAAAGGGACGTTATGCCAGAACAACATCCTGCTTTAACTAATCAACTATGTTTTGCGATTTATAATGCTAATAGAGTTTTCAACCAATTTTATAAACAAAAACTAGCTAAATTAGATTTAACCTATACACAATATATTGTTCTCTTAGCACTTTGGAAAACTGACAATCTTGCTTTGCGTGAATTAGGAAAACAATTAGACCTTGCTAGCAATACATTGACACCACTTCTCAAGCTTTTAGAAGACAAAGGTTATCTAACACGTATTCGCCCTGAAGAAGACCAACGTCAGCTAATTATCGCCCTTACAGAAGCTGGTAAAGCCCTTCAAGCTGATATTGAACAGCAATTGCACACCTGCGTTGGAGAATTTTCACCTGCTTTGCAAGGAAAAATCAAAGAAATGATAGCTGACAATCACATTTTGATTGAGGAAGCCAAATTTCAAGTTCAAATTAGCCAGTCTGTAAAAACTCTTTAGGAGATTTATAATTGAATAGTTTCTTTGGATAGTTGTTAATCCAGTTTTCAATAAATGCGACTTGTTGTTGAGTCGCATTTTTGCTTCCCTTAGGTAACCAACGCCGGATGAGTCTATTATGATTCTCATTAGTACCACGCTCCCAAGAAGAATACGGGTGGGCATAATAGATATGAGTAGGGTCAAAAACTTCTGCTAAACGACTGAACTCAGCCCCGTTATCAGCTGTGATAGAGTTCATTTGATAATCCTTGAGGATTGCTTTCAGAGCTTGATTGACTGAAACCGCGGACTTATCGGGAATGAGTCGAATGATTTGATAACGACTCTTTCTATCGGTTAGAGTCAACAGACACTCGTTTTTTGCCCGTGTTTGAATAACCGTATCAATTTCAAAATCACCGATATTCTCACGCTTATTAATGCTTTCTGGTCGTTCCTCAATAGACTTTCCAGCTGGCTTAAAATTGGGACTAGCATGCTTTTTCTTAGCTTTCTCTTGTCGAGGATAAAGCATATCAGCCTTGGTCAATCCTAAGTGTCCATGATGAATCCAGTAGTAAATGGTGGAGATGGGAACAGGTATCCCTTTTGACTTTACCATCATCTCGGGAGAGTATTTCTGTTCGATGTAGTGAGTTATCTTTCCTTTGAGTCCCTTGGTTAGGGAGACTTGTTTAACAGAACGTTTGCGATTGTTTTGATAGGCTTTTTGAGCAAAATCAGCTGAGTAGATCACTTCAAATTTTCCTTTACGCACTTGTTGTCTAACCTGACCACGTTTGACTTCGTTGTGAATGGTTTGAGGAGCTTTAGCTAATCTCCTAGCGATTTCACGATTTGAGAGCCCTTCTTGAAGCCAACGTTCAATCATTCTACGTTCAGTTAGTGTTAAATGTTTACTTTTTGGTGTATAATAGTTTTGCATCTCAGAGTCTTTCTAATTGTTGTTGTGGTGATTACAATTATATCTCTCTGAGATGTTTTTTGATACCCTTAGGTGGCTAACTTCATTTTAGAACTTTCCTTTGATTGAGGAATTGAAAAAAATGTTTTAAAAAGAGTTTGGATTTATCCAAACTCTTTTTGTTTTATTATCTTGCATTGAAATTTTTCATTTGGCGTTTAATGTCGCGGTCTTGCTCGCGGCGTTTGATGGTTTCACGTTTGTCGTAATCATGTTTCCCTTTAGCCACACCAAGTAAGACCTTAGCAAAGCCATTTTTCAAATAAACTTTAAGAGGAATAAGGGTCATCCCTGTTCCTTTTAAGTCATTTGACAATTTTTCAATTTCACGTTTTTTAAGCAATAATTTACGTGTACGCTCAGGCTCTTGGTTCCAGATATTTCCTTGTTCAAAAGGAGAAATGTGAACATTA from Streptococcus lutetiensis harbors:
- a CDS encoding IS30 family transposase gives rise to the protein MQNYYTPKSKHLTLTERRMIERWLQEGLSNREIARRLAKAPQTIHNEVKRGQVRQQVRKGKFEVIYSADFAQKAYQNNRKRSVKQVSLTKGLKGKITHYIEQKYSPEMMVKSKGIPVPISTIYYWIHHGHLGLTKADMLYPRQEKAKKKHASPNFKPAGKSIEERPESINKRENIGDFEIDTVIQTRAKNECLLTLTDRKSRYQIIRLIPDKSAVSVNQALKAILKDYQMNSITADNGAEFSRLAEVFDPTHIYYAHPYSSWERGTNENHNRLIRRWLPKGSKNATQQQVAFIENWINNYPKKLFNYKSPKEFLQTG
- a CDS encoding MarR family winged helix-turn-helix transcriptional regulator — encoded protein: MPEQHPALTNQLCFAIYNANRVFNQFYKQKLAKLDLTYTQYIVLLALWKTDNLALRELGKQLDLASNTLTPLLKLLEDKGYLTRIRPEEDQRQLIIALTEAGKALQADIEQQLHTCVGEFSPALQGKIKEMIADNHILIEEAKFQVQISQSVKTL
- a CDS encoding ferritin-like domain-containing protein, producing the protein MENTIELLQKIGNKILNQANIHDLVALNFEAQGFSKLGDKYKSYASEEYDFSQKLFNRILDLGGKICYQNQVSFEMPASPL
- the smpB gene encoding SsrA-binding protein SmpB; translation: MPKGEGNVVAQNKKARHDYNIVDTIEAGIVLTGTEIKSVRAARIQLKDGYAQIKNGEAWLINVHISPFEQGNIWNQEPERTRKLLLKKREIEKLSNDLKGTGMTLIPLKVYLKNGFAKVLLGVAKGKHDYDKRETIKRREQDRDIKRQMKNFNAR
- a CDS encoding ferritin family protein yields the protein MEVSKEGLEELLPLVGAASNDLVTYDLLKAYYKDEDDDLQWTQQQLNLIDAIGYQNWLTQQL